From a region of the Longimicrobium sp. genome:
- a CDS encoding DUF2182 domain-containing protein, whose protein sequence is MPDAAALSAPRRVAWGWQGVRRRAWRHPEWWALAISAAAWGALAAMGVHRGGAAWTIGHAAAMGAAMMLPLAVPELRFVALGSLWRRRDRAMAMFVAGFLGVWTACGALILVAMHALVSWAGWPVAAGAAVSGAALWELAPAKSYLLRRCRRTVPLAPRGWRADACCARYGGTTGWGCLTTCGPIMVVCAAFAHSLPVMVVLFGVQIDGRYGTRRSPRLAAGALVGACLLAALAGGNAHSALHARTTPAPHHAPAR, encoded by the coding sequence ATGCCTGACGCGGCGGCACTCTCCGCCCCCCGCCGGGTGGCGTGGGGATGGCAGGGGGTGCGCCGCCGCGCGTGGCGACACCCCGAGTGGTGGGCGCTGGCGATCTCGGCCGCGGCGTGGGGGGCGCTCGCGGCGATGGGCGTACACCGGGGCGGCGCGGCGTGGACGATCGGCCACGCCGCCGCGATGGGCGCCGCCATGATGCTCCCGCTGGCCGTGCCCGAGCTGCGCTTCGTGGCGCTGGGCAGCCTTTGGCGCCGCCGCGACCGCGCGATGGCGATGTTCGTGGCGGGGTTCCTGGGGGTGTGGACGGCGTGCGGGGCGCTGATCCTTGTCGCGATGCACGCGCTGGTCTCCTGGGCGGGGTGGCCGGTCGCGGCCGGCGCGGCGGTGTCCGGGGCGGCGCTCTGGGAGCTCGCACCCGCCAAGAGCTACCTCCTTCGCCGCTGCCGCCGCACCGTGCCGCTGGCGCCGCGCGGCTGGCGCGCGGACGCCTGCTGCGCCCGCTACGGCGGCACCACGGGGTGGGGATGCCTCACCACCTGCGGCCCCATCATGGTGGTGTGCGCCGCCTTCGCCCACAGCCTTCCCGTGATGGTGGTGCTGTTCGGAGTGCAGATCGACGGCCGCTACGGCACGCGGCGGTCTCCCCGGCTGGCGGCGGGGGCGCTGGTGGGGGCGTGCCTGCTCGCCGCGCTCGCGGGCGGAAACGCCCACTCCGCGCTGCACGCCCGCACGACCCCGGCGCCCCACCACGCGCCCGCCCGCTGA
- a CDS encoding glycosyltransferase family 1 protein gives MKVAYFTESLLPHVDGVSRTLAQLFGTLEKRGVDFRIFSPFKPGPEISWSHRVHLIPYIRFPLYKDYRLASPIGHRASARLDEYQPDLIHVVSPTPINVRAEKYGRRRGVPVVSSFHTHFVSYFRFYGFGGLEELGWKMMRRFYGRCEVVYAPSHSIIRELASHGIHNTELWSRGIDLHRFSPAFRDPGLRRMAGAESDDTPVLLLVSRLVREKDLADLVAMERILRQRGNRHRLVLVGDGPMREQLQADLPDALFPGHQTGEALARWYASGDVFVFPSTTETFGNVVLEAQASGLPTVVVDRGGPPDQVEPGQNGFIARANDPADLADQVERLLNDPAERRRMGAAARAAASERDWSAINGRLIDSYARVIARGPGR, from the coding sequence ATGAAGGTCGCATACTTCACGGAAAGCCTTCTCCCCCACGTGGACGGGGTGTCGCGCACCCTGGCCCAGCTCTTCGGGACGCTGGAGAAGCGGGGCGTCGACTTCCGCATCTTCTCGCCCTTCAAGCCCGGGCCGGAGATCTCGTGGAGCCACCGCGTCCACCTGATCCCCTACATCCGCTTCCCGCTCTACAAGGACTACCGGCTGGCCTCCCCCATCGGCCACCGCGCCTCCGCCCGCCTCGACGAGTACCAGCCTGACCTGATCCACGTGGTGAGCCCCACCCCCATCAACGTGCGCGCGGAGAAGTACGGCCGCCGCCGCGGGGTGCCGGTGGTGTCGTCGTTCCACACGCACTTCGTATCGTACTTCCGCTTCTACGGCTTCGGCGGGCTCGAAGAGCTGGGATGGAAGATGATGCGGCGCTTCTACGGCAGGTGCGAGGTGGTGTACGCCCCGTCGCACAGCATCATCCGCGAGCTCGCCAGCCACGGAATCCACAACACGGAGCTCTGGTCGCGCGGCATCGACCTGCACCGCTTCTCCCCCGCTTTCCGCGACCCCGGCCTGCGCCGCATGGCCGGCGCGGAGAGCGACGACACCCCCGTCCTCCTGCTGGTGAGCCGGCTGGTGCGCGAAAAGGACCTGGCGGACCTGGTGGCGATGGAGCGCATCCTCCGCCAGCGCGGGAACCGCCACCGCCTGGTGCTGGTGGGCGACGGGCCCATGCGCGAGCAGCTCCAGGCCGACCTCCCCGACGCCCTCTTCCCCGGCCACCAGACCGGCGAGGCGCTGGCCCGCTGGTACGCGTCGGGCGACGTCTTCGTCTTTCCCTCCACCACCGAGACGTTCGGCAACGTGGTGCTGGAGGCGCAGGCCAGCGGCCTCCCCACCGTCGTCGTGGACCGCGGCGGGCCGCCGGACCAGGTGGAGCCCGGGCAGAACGGCTTCATCGCCCGCGCCAACGACCCCGCCGACCTCGCAGACCAGGTGGAGCGGCTGCTGAACGACCCCGCCGAGCGGCGCAGGATGGGCGCCGCGGCGCGCGCGGCGGCAAGCGAGCGCGACTGGTCGGCCATCAACGGACGGCTGATCGACAGCTACGCGCGGGTGATCGCGCGGGGGCCTGGGCGGTGA
- a CDS encoding alpha/beta fold hydrolase: MTARLEAWLAASGAHMETVGYPRAGGRVRGFRLVPAGEARGRVLLAHGAGNDALYPLHALCKPLLRAGFEIFAFDLDGHGRESTTVFDVERIEDALADAAEHAEAGGPPLPLHLLGHSLGGSLVLHALSRPGWERVVSAAVISAPVRLRIGWAVLGELRGVFGRAALAQREHYGVWGVVPAVGPLKRRAFPFRGTAGGFGYVASVQALLERLRLDDAAERISTPVLLVYSRADGIVPTVQGELLASRIPGARLEMLERAPHWCVPFQPRTVARVAEWLEAA, encoded by the coding sequence GTGACGGCACGCCTGGAGGCATGGCTCGCCGCGTCCGGCGCGCACATGGAGACGGTCGGCTACCCGCGCGCCGGCGGACGGGTGCGCGGGTTCCGGCTGGTGCCCGCGGGCGAGGCGCGAGGCCGCGTCCTGCTGGCGCACGGGGCGGGGAACGATGCGCTCTATCCCCTCCACGCCCTCTGCAAGCCGCTGCTGCGGGCGGGGTTCGAGATCTTTGCGTTCGACCTGGATGGGCACGGCCGGGAGAGCACCACCGTCTTCGACGTGGAGCGGATCGAGGACGCGCTCGCGGATGCGGCGGAGCACGCGGAGGCCGGCGGGCCGCCCCTTCCGCTCCACCTGCTGGGGCACAGTCTCGGCGGGTCGCTCGTTCTGCACGCGCTTTCGCGGCCGGGGTGGGAGCGGGTCGTGTCCGCGGCGGTCATTTCGGCGCCGGTGCGCCTGCGGATCGGATGGGCGGTGCTGGGGGAGCTGCGCGGCGTCTTCGGGCGCGCGGCGCTGGCGCAGCGAGAGCACTACGGTGTGTGGGGCGTTGTGCCGGCGGTGGGTCCGTTGAAGCGGCGCGCGTTTCCGTTTCGCGGTACCGCGGGCGGGTTCGGGTACGTCGCCAGCGTGCAGGCGCTGCTCGAGCGGCTGCGTCTGGACGATGCGGCGGAGCGGATCAGCACCCCCGTGCTCCTCGTCTACAGCCGCGCCGACGGCATCGTGCCGACGGTGCAGGGTGAGCTCCTGGCGAGCCGCATCCCCGGCGCGCGGCTGGAGATGCTGGAGCGGGCGCCGCACTGGTGCGTCCCGTTCCAGCCACGGACCGTGGCGCGGGTGGCCGAGTGGCTGGAGGCAGCGTGA
- a CDS encoding lysylphosphatidylglycerol synthase transmembrane domain-containing protein, with protein sequence MSTAGEEAGESRLSRGLNRVFRTSMILVPFGVLFNLWISWAATDRGVFRRFGELDRRYLYLGIVLALLPWITNTIRILVWARFIGHPLTFRDCFRITLGAELASSVFPTSSGGEVFRWGMMVQKGVTKGEAASIVTLGYLEDLCFFATALPTAFILSRAWELPVLRRMGREMRGEASGVLPVVVLTIVAVVALWQGALRGFLGRRVRWWSLRRAVRTRQRSRKTREDFRNVFALVRERGKLRFAMTFGVTAVQWSSRYSVATAVAYFLGAEVDPVLFFLLQWVIFTAMLFVPTPGAAGGAEAAFYLVYSALLPASIVGIATGGWRLLTFYLQLSLGAILFMMMNVADARTRARAPQRG encoded by the coding sequence GTGAGCACCGCCGGGGAGGAAGCCGGGGAGAGCCGCCTGTCGCGCGGCCTCAACCGCGTCTTCCGGACCTCGATGATCCTGGTGCCCTTTGGGGTCCTGTTCAACCTGTGGATCTCGTGGGCGGCCACGGACCGCGGCGTCTTCCGCCGCTTCGGCGAGCTGGACCGGCGCTACCTGTACCTGGGGATCGTGCTGGCGCTCCTCCCCTGGATCACCAACACGATCCGCATCCTGGTGTGGGCGCGCTTCATCGGCCACCCGCTCACCTTCCGCGACTGCTTCCGCATCACGCTGGGCGCCGAGCTCGCCTCCTCCGTCTTCCCCACCTCATCCGGCGGCGAGGTGTTCCGCTGGGGAATGATGGTGCAGAAGGGGGTCACCAAGGGCGAGGCCGCCTCCATCGTCACGCTGGGCTACCTGGAAGACCTCTGCTTCTTCGCCACCGCCCTGCCCACGGCGTTCATCCTGTCCCGCGCCTGGGAGCTCCCCGTGCTGCGCCGCATGGGGCGCGAGATGCGGGGCGAGGCATCCGGAGTGCTCCCCGTCGTCGTACTGACGATCGTGGCGGTGGTCGCGCTCTGGCAGGGTGCGCTGCGCGGCTTCCTGGGGCGCCGCGTGCGCTGGTGGAGCCTGCGCCGCGCGGTCCGCACGCGCCAGCGGTCGCGCAAGACGCGCGAGGACTTCCGCAACGTGTTCGCCCTGGTGCGCGAGCGGGGTAAGCTGCGCTTCGCCATGACCTTCGGCGTGACGGCGGTGCAGTGGTCCTCTCGCTACTCGGTGGCGACGGCGGTGGCGTACTTCCTGGGGGCGGAGGTGGACCCGGTGCTCTTCTTCCTCCTGCAGTGGGTGATCTTCACCGCGATGCTCTTCGTCCCCACGCCCGGGGCGGCGGGCGGGGCGGAGGCGGCGTTCTACCTGGTGTACTCGGCGCTGCTGCCCGCCAGCATCGTGGGGATCGCGACCGGGGGGTGGCGCCTCCTGACCTTTTACCTGCAGCTCTCGCTGGGCGCCATCCTGTTCATGATGATGAACGTGGCCGACGCCCGCACCCGGGCCCGCGCCCCGCAGAGGGGTTGA
- a CDS encoding NAD(P)/FAD-dependent oxidoreductase: MATRILRVPHVVIVGGGFGGLWAARALRRAPVTVTVVDRRNHHIFQPLLYQVATATLSPADIASPIRQVLRRQRSTEVLMAEVEDFDLARKQVVFTDGERMDYDYLILATGATHAYFGHPEWEPLAPGLKTLEDATEIRRRYLLAFEAAEREEDPEEQRALLTFVVIGGGATGVEMAGAMADTARHSIARDFRRIDPSQARIVLLEGGPRLLAAYPEELSTYAREALQLRGVEVRTGSIVTDVQPELVRVGEETIRTRNVIWGAGVTASPLGKRLGVPTDRVGRVEILPELSIPGYPKVFVIGDLASLNGADGKPLPGVAQVAMQMGRHAASNIVASIEGGVRRPFKYKDKGSMAVVGRNAAVLHAGRVKLTGMLAWLGWLLVHILFLIGFRNRFSVFSQWAWSYLTWQRAARLITGEVGSELAPHGKPLGTPDTPQSQSGRDAYAAARQGQTAPSDTEATGWMSGDRHQAGSAR; encoded by the coding sequence ATGGCGACACGCATCCTGCGGGTACCGCACGTGGTGATCGTGGGGGGCGGCTTCGGAGGGCTGTGGGCGGCGCGCGCGCTGCGCCGGGCGCCCGTCACCGTGACGGTGGTGGACCGGCGCAACCACCACATCTTCCAGCCGCTGCTCTACCAGGTCGCCACCGCCACCCTGTCCCCCGCGGACATCGCATCCCCCATCCGCCAGGTGCTGCGCCGGCAGAGGTCCACCGAGGTGCTGATGGCGGAGGTGGAGGACTTCGACCTCGCGCGTAAGCAGGTCGTGTTCACGGACGGGGAGCGGATGGACTACGACTACCTGATCCTCGCCACCGGCGCCACGCACGCCTACTTCGGCCACCCGGAGTGGGAGCCGCTCGCCCCCGGCCTCAAGACGCTGGAGGACGCCACCGAGATCCGCCGCCGCTACCTCCTCGCCTTCGAAGCCGCCGAGCGCGAGGAGGATCCCGAGGAGCAGCGCGCCCTCCTCACCTTCGTCGTCATCGGCGGCGGGGCGACGGGGGTGGAGATGGCGGGCGCGATGGCGGACACGGCGCGGCATTCCATCGCCCGCGACTTCCGGCGCATCGACCCGTCCCAGGCGCGCATCGTACTGCTGGAGGGCGGGCCGCGGCTGCTGGCGGCCTATCCCGAGGAGCTGTCCACGTATGCCCGCGAGGCGCTCCAGCTTCGCGGCGTGGAGGTGAGGACGGGGAGCATCGTCACCGACGTGCAGCCCGAGCTCGTCCGCGTCGGCGAGGAGACGATCCGCACCCGCAACGTCATCTGGGGCGCGGGCGTCACCGCGTCGCCGCTGGGAAAGCGGCTGGGCGTCCCCACCGACCGCGTGGGCCGCGTGGAGATCCTCCCCGAGCTGTCGATCCCCGGCTATCCCAAGGTCTTCGTCATCGGTGACCTGGCGAGCCTGAACGGCGCCGACGGCAAGCCCCTCCCCGGCGTCGCGCAGGTGGCGATGCAGATGGGGAGGCACGCCGCGTCCAACATCGTGGCCAGCATCGAAGGGGGCGTGCGGCGGCCGTTCAAGTACAAGGACAAGGGGAGCATGGCGGTCGTGGGACGCAACGCGGCCGTCCTGCACGCCGGGCGGGTGAAGCTCACGGGGATGCTGGCGTGGCTGGGATGGCTCCTCGTCCACATCCTCTTCCTGATCGGCTTCCGCAACCGCTTCTCCGTCTTCTCGCAGTGGGCGTGGTCGTACCTCACCTGGCAGCGCGCGGCGCGGCTGATCACCGGCGAAGTAGGGTCCGAGCTGGCGCCGCACGGCAAGCCGCTCGGCACGCCGGACACCCCGCAGAGCCAGTCTGGCCGCGACGCCTATGCCGCCGCGCGCCAGGGCCAGACCGCCCCCTCCGACACCGAGGCGACTGGCTGGATGAGCGGCGACCGTCACCAGGCCGGTTCGGCGCGGTGA
- a CDS encoding M4 family metallopeptidase, which yields MLNAISFNAQRDRVAPVAPEMLQVPQIVFEKAAAAAAGAVGGVSVFSLDAAAPAFEPAPLSVEAAARGHLQALLEGQGSDRLAAITSPERPELVPDLKLERQREQVLMETDTVSFVQTARSIPVFGTRATVEVKGTERTLMSVEGALADVPDVDPLPALGPKQAAKALAERLGVDLSAVTEAGAPQLNFYADEQEGGSRWRLVYVFDRVAVTPAAADDAMQCCGSVSPFVPRRTCLVDADDGGLVISFNAAAHFDVPVACRGVDVDGVVRQFDGLPLPDGTVQLHDPWRNITTYDYQFADVSQAPPFPQVPVSNPTPEFGDASPAAVSAHYHATQVFDFFNGVLKHQGIDDKGMKLESVVNCYVSRENKEPSPIWRNAMWAENRMWYGQIPVEGGNRSTARYVDIIVHELTHGVTQHTAGLRLVNQSGALNESFSDIFAVMVRNWFLGTQTPVAEWDWSIGSGWKEPGTPLRSLADPGLGKPLWPKGPGQPAHMNEFVKTLQDDGGVHVNSGIHNRAAYNLITAKGADGSPVFTPEELARLYYLTLTRLAPLAKFSDCRRALLNIATTYYRADAAAQQAKLAAIAAAYDAVGIA from the coding sequence ATGCTCAACGCCATCAGCTTCAACGCCCAGCGCGACCGGGTGGCACCCGTGGCGCCGGAGATGCTGCAGGTTCCGCAGATCGTCTTCGAAAAGGCCGCCGCGGCCGCGGCCGGGGCGGTAGGCGGCGTGTCGGTCTTTTCGCTGGATGCCGCCGCGCCCGCCTTCGAGCCCGCGCCGCTGAGCGTGGAGGCGGCGGCGCGGGGCCACCTGCAGGCGCTGCTGGAGGGGCAGGGGTCCGACCGCCTGGCCGCCATCACCTCGCCGGAGCGGCCCGAGCTGGTGCCGGACCTGAAGCTGGAGCGCCAGCGTGAGCAGGTGCTGATGGAAACGGACACCGTGTCGTTCGTGCAGACGGCCCGCTCCATCCCCGTCTTCGGCACGCGGGCGACCGTGGAAGTGAAGGGGACCGAGCGCACCCTGATGTCCGTGGAGGGGGCGCTGGCGGACGTGCCGGACGTGGACCCGCTCCCGGCGCTCGGGCCGAAGCAGGCGGCCAAGGCGCTGGCGGAGCGCCTGGGGGTGGATCTGTCCGCGGTGACGGAGGCCGGCGCCCCGCAGCTCAACTTCTACGCGGACGAGCAGGAGGGCGGAAGCCGCTGGCGTCTGGTGTACGTCTTCGACCGCGTCGCCGTGACGCCCGCCGCCGCCGACGACGCGATGCAGTGCTGCGGCAGCGTGTCCCCCTTCGTGCCGCGGCGCACCTGCCTGGTGGACGCCGACGACGGCGGGCTGGTGATCTCCTTTAATGCCGCGGCGCACTTCGACGTCCCGGTCGCCTGCCGCGGCGTGGACGTGGACGGGGTCGTGCGCCAGTTCGACGGCCTCCCCCTGCCGGACGGCACGGTGCAGCTGCACGACCCGTGGCGCAACATCACCACCTACGACTACCAGTTCGCGGACGTCAGCCAGGCGCCCCCGTTCCCCCAGGTGCCGGTGAGCAACCCCACGCCGGAGTTCGGCGACGCCTCGCCGGCCGCGGTCTCCGCGCACTACCACGCCACCCAGGTGTTCGACTTCTTCAACGGCGTGCTCAAGCACCAGGGGATCGACGACAAGGGGATGAAGCTGGAGTCGGTGGTCAACTGCTACGTGAGCAGGGAGAACAAGGAGCCCTCGCCCATCTGGCGCAACGCCATGTGGGCGGAGAACCGCATGTGGTACGGGCAGATACCCGTGGAGGGGGGGAACCGCAGCACCGCGCGCTACGTGGACATCATCGTGCACGAGCTTACGCACGGCGTGACGCAGCACACGGCGGGGCTCAGGCTCGTGAACCAGAGCGGAGCGCTCAACGAGTCGTTCAGCGACATCTTCGCGGTGATGGTGCGCAACTGGTTCCTGGGCACCCAGACCCCGGTGGCGGAGTGGGACTGGTCGATCGGGTCCGGATGGAAGGAGCCCGGAACGCCGCTGCGCAGCCTGGCCGATCCAGGCCTGGGGAAGCCGCTCTGGCCCAAGGGGCCGGGCCAGCCGGCGCACATGAACGAGTTCGTGAAGACGCTGCAGGACGACGGGGGTGTTCACGTGAACAGCGGGATCCACAACCGCGCCGCCTACAACCTGATCACCGCAAAGGGTGCGGACGGCAGCCCGGTCTTCACCCCCGAAGAGCTGGCGCGGCTCTACTACCTGACGCTCACGCGGCTCGCCCCGCTGGCGAAGTTCTCGGACTGCCGCCGTGCGCTCCTGAACATCGCCACTACCTACTACCGCGCCGATGCCGCGGCGCAGCAGGCGAAGCTCGCCGCCATCGCGGCCGCGTACGACGCCGTGGGCATCGCGTAG
- a CDS encoding amidohydrolase family protein — translation MKIDVHTHLAGVGSGGSGCWVSPKFRRSFMFRALGRIHGMRPDAPDGDAEWAARLAAHVRGSEMDRAVALGFDAVCDASGEPDLARSQMVIPAGWVFRVCREHPELLPGPSINPARRDALDRLEECIENGAVLLKWLPATQGIDPADPAHRPFYRRMADAGLPLLVHSGGSENTFAEVDPGLKDLAKIRLPLAEGVPVIVAHLAAPVPFRRDPDQTPLLRALMAEFPHLWTDNSGMNNPARSATLGRLAADPELAARTLHGSDFPVPSSPVWHVRRLGARRVAELRRIRNPLQREVEIKRALGTPDEVLGRAAEVLPRLAR, via the coding sequence GTGAAGATCGACGTCCACACGCACCTGGCGGGGGTGGGCTCCGGCGGAAGCGGGTGCTGGGTATCGCCGAAGTTCAGGCGCAGCTTCATGTTCCGCGCGCTGGGCCGCATCCACGGCATGCGCCCCGATGCCCCTGACGGCGACGCGGAGTGGGCCGCTCGTCTGGCCGCGCACGTACGCGGCAGCGAGATGGACCGCGCCGTCGCCCTGGGCTTTGACGCCGTCTGCGACGCGAGCGGAGAGCCGGACCTGGCGCGGTCGCAGATGGTGATCCCCGCCGGTTGGGTCTTCCGCGTCTGCCGCGAGCACCCGGAGCTCCTCCCCGGCCCCTCCATCAACCCCGCGCGCCGCGACGCGCTGGACCGGCTGGAAGAGTGCATCGAGAACGGCGCCGTCCTTCTCAAGTGGCTCCCCGCTACGCAGGGGATCGATCCCGCCGACCCCGCGCACCGCCCCTTCTACCGCCGCATGGCCGACGCGGGGCTCCCCCTCCTCGTCCACTCCGGCGGCAGCGAGAACACCTTTGCCGAAGTCGACCCGGGGCTCAAGGACCTGGCCAAGATCCGCTTGCCGCTGGCTGAAGGCGTGCCGGTGATCGTGGCGCATCTGGCCGCGCCCGTCCCCTTTCGCCGCGACCCGGACCAGACGCCGCTGCTGCGCGCACTGATGGCCGAGTTCCCGCACCTTTGGACGGACAACTCGGGGATGAACAACCCGGCGCGCTCCGCCACCCTCGGCCGCCTCGCCGCCGACCCGGAGCTTGCCGCGCGCACCCTGCACGGAAGCGACTTTCCGGTGCCCAGCAGCCCCGTCTGGCACGTCCGCCGCCTGGGCGCGCGCCGCGTGGCCGAGCTGCGGCGCATTCGCAACCCGCTGCAGCGCGAGGTCGAAATCAAGCGCGCACTCGGCACGCCGGACGAGGTGCTGGGTCGCGCGGCGGAGGTGCTCCCCCGCCTGGCGCGCTGA
- the tnpA gene encoding IS200/IS605 family transposase encodes MPSAHTELYLHIVWATHRRHPIITPELQPRIYGAIADQCRKLKADILAIGGIADHAHVLLRTPPTVSVAELAGQMKGASSHLANQLTGPRSFKWQDGYGAFTISRSIVPRVRAYVLDQERHHRDGTLSPTFELTNPPPP; translated from the coding sequence ATGCCAAGCGCGCATACGGAGTTGTACCTGCACATCGTCTGGGCCACGCACCGGCGGCACCCGATCATCACGCCGGAGCTGCAGCCGCGGATCTATGGCGCGATTGCCGACCAGTGCAGGAAGCTGAAGGCGGACATTCTCGCGATCGGCGGGATCGCGGACCACGCGCACGTGCTCCTCCGCACCCCACCGACGGTATCCGTCGCGGAGCTTGCCGGTCAGATGAAAGGCGCATCTTCGCACCTCGCGAATCAGCTAACCGGCCCGCGCTCCTTCAAATGGCAGGACGGCTACGGCGCGTTCACCATCTCCCGCTCCATCGTCCCCCGTGTCCGCGCCTACGTGCTCGACCAGGAGCGCCACCACCGCGACGGAACCCTGAGCCCCACCTTCGAGCTCACCAACCCGCCCCCACCCTGA
- a CDS encoding tyrosinase family protein encodes MRVRQDVWDLSDENPWHPVLEWYARGVAELRARDGDDFSDPTCWRYLAAIHGAGSEPAWPQGATWNRCEHWNWFFLPWHRVYLHYFEKAVRGAVVQLGGPDDWALPYWNYSDPQKPGRRAIPPAFRARTLPSGEDNPLFTDERNTDVNEGDQLHPYEVELGGSLRTALFAGPSDGIPTGFGGTDAGAGAMGGSMGTLEKAPHGSVHMGVGGWMGAFNTAGFDPLFWLHHANIDRLWEAWLAGMPGASNPDTPRWLDQSFDLGQGEHAVAMRVRDVLDTTAEPLGYQYASIDLPAIPAGNGVFTAAAPTPEDAVPHDFPPEMVGANDHSVPLTAGTTSTRVPVSSPTGAMAAAVEEGVEPKIYLRIENVTGRQPASSTYLVHVNVPQGDDPAAHPELSAGRITTFGVAEASDRTDEHGGSGISFTLDITPVARLLLEKDEWVADEVAVTFTPVRPSGTGESDLRVGRVSVYYA; translated from the coding sequence ATGCGCGTACGACAGGACGTCTGGGATCTGAGCGACGAGAACCCGTGGCACCCGGTGCTCGAGTGGTACGCACGCGGGGTCGCCGAGCTTCGGGCCCGCGACGGCGACGACTTCTCCGATCCCACCTGCTGGCGCTACCTGGCGGCGATCCACGGCGCCGGGAGCGAGCCGGCCTGGCCGCAGGGCGCCACCTGGAACCGGTGCGAGCACTGGAACTGGTTCTTCCTCCCCTGGCACCGCGTCTACCTGCACTACTTCGAAAAGGCGGTGCGCGGTGCCGTCGTGCAGCTCGGCGGGCCCGACGACTGGGCGCTCCCGTACTGGAACTACAGCGATCCCCAGAAGCCCGGCCGCCGCGCTATCCCCCCGGCGTTCCGCGCGCGCACCCTCCCCTCGGGCGAGGACAACCCGCTCTTCACCGACGAGCGCAACACGGACGTGAACGAGGGCGATCAGCTTCACCCCTACGAGGTGGAGCTGGGAGGTTCGCTCAGGACCGCCCTCTTCGCCGGACCGAGCGACGGGATTCCGACCGGGTTCGGCGGCACCGATGCGGGAGCGGGGGCCATGGGTGGGTCGATGGGAACGCTGGAAAAGGCGCCGCACGGCAGCGTCCACATGGGTGTGGGCGGATGGATGGGCGCATTCAACACGGCGGGGTTCGACCCGCTGTTCTGGCTGCACCACGCCAACATCGACCGCCTGTGGGAGGCGTGGCTCGCGGGCATGCCGGGCGCCTCCAACCCGGACACGCCGCGCTGGCTGGACCAGTCGTTCGACCTGGGGCAGGGTGAGCACGCGGTGGCGATGCGCGTGCGCGACGTGCTGGACACCACCGCGGAGCCGCTCGGCTACCAGTACGCGAGCATCGACCTTCCCGCCATCCCGGCCGGGAACGGCGTGTTCACGGCCGCCGCACCCACCCCGGAGGATGCCGTGCCGCACGACTTCCCGCCCGAGATGGTGGGCGCCAACGACCATTCCGTGCCGCTCACCGCGGGCACCACCTCCACCCGCGTGCCGGTGAGCTCCCCCACCGGGGCGATGGCCGCCGCCGTGGAGGAGGGGGTGGAGCCGAAGATCTACCTGCGCATCGAGAACGTCACCGGCCGGCAGCCCGCCAGCTCCACCTACCTGGTGCACGTCAACGTACCGCAGGGCGACGATCCGGCCGCGCACCCGGAGCTGAGCGCGGGCCGCATCACCACCTTCGGCGTGGCCGAGGCGTCGGACCGCACCGACGAGCACGGCGGAAGCGGGATCTCGTTCACGCTGGACATCACCCCGGTGGCGCGCCTCCTTCTGGAAAAGGATGAGTGGGTGGCCGACGAAGTGGCGGTGACGTTCACGCCGGTGCGCCCTTCCGGGACCGGGGAAAGCGACCTGCGCGTGGGGCGGGTAAGCGTCTACTATGCCTGA
- a CDS encoding sigma-70 family RNA polymerase sigma factor has translation MKTAIDLTSAAAQFGAAQDDSRSRGVRPSMRLPHGDAPLREMTDEDLFQRYTQGEEEGFRLLMERYQPRIQGFLRKRLNDEERVEDLTQDTFLRIHRARESYDPSRKFSTWIHTIANNLLKNEFRNRSRRRETTFSEMRPEVSASGAPARPVEFAATGHNPEREAYRRELREAIDTAIGRMDEHHRIPFVMREVEDRTYEEIAEEIGIPVGTVKSRLNRARNSFRLLLPVPV, from the coding sequence ATGAAAACCGCCATCGACCTCACCAGTGCCGCCGCGCAGTTCGGCGCGGCCCAGGACGACTCCCGGAGTCGGGGTGTGCGCCCTTCCATGCGTCTTCCGCACGGCGATGCGCCGCTGCGCGAGATGACTGACGAGGACCTTTTCCAGCGCTACACGCAGGGCGAGGAGGAGGGTTTCCGCCTCCTCATGGAGCGCTACCAGCCGCGAATCCAGGGCTTCCTCCGCAAGCGTCTCAACGACGAGGAGCGGGTGGAGGACCTTACGCAGGACACTTTCCTTCGCATTCACCGCGCGCGGGAGAGCTACGATCCCAGCCGGAAGTTCTCGACGTGGATCCACACGATCGCGAACAACCTGCTGAAGAACGAGTTCCGCAACCGCTCGCGCCGCCGGGAGACGACGTTCTCGGAGATGCGCCCGGAGGTTTCGGCCTCGGGTGCGCCGGCCCGGCCGGTGGAGTTCGCGGCCACGGGCCACAACCCGGAGCGCGAGGCGTACCGCCGCGAGCTGCGCGAGGCCATCGACACCGCCATCGGCCGCATGGACGAGCATCACCGCATCCCCTTCGTGATGCGCGAGGTGGAGGACCGCACCTACGAGGAGATCGCCGAGGAGATCGGCATCCCCGTGGGCACGGTCAAGAGCCGCCTCAACCGCGCGCGGAATTCGTTCCGGCTGCTGCTGCCCGTACCGGTGTGA